CACGGTAGGCTCGTCGTCGAATGGGCTGTTCGGCTGGCCCACTGGCGAGAGGTCCCAGCTCTTGAAACCGTTCGGCGGGCTGTTGTGATAGACATTCACAGGTGAGAGCGTCCGGAGTTTCCTGCCGGAGAGCCTGATGGGTATTTCCCGTGGCTTTGAATCGGCCCATATAAGTCGCCTCCCACTGAGGTGGAGCCTCCCTGCGCCGAGGGCAAGCCCGTTCACGAGTGCCTCAAGGACGGGCCACGCTGGCGAGCCAACGAAGAGCTTGACCTCACCAGACTCCACCTCTAGGCCATCCACAGTCGTTCGCGTGTCCCCAAGGGGAATGATGCGTGATGCCACGAACTTGACGTCCTTCTTGTTGTTGTGGATGCGCTTCGCTATCATCGGGTCTCCCAGCCCTATCGCGCGAATGAGAAAGGAGTAGAGGGGATGGGGGTAGTTGTATGGAATAAGGAACGGTTCTTCAAACTGAAGGATAAGCTCAAGTCTCATCTATGAACGCCTCCATTCCCTCAACAACGCTCTGAGGGGGCGTTATGCCGGCCCTTTTCGCTATCCTGAGTCCATAATAAAGCCCCTCGGGTCTACGGTTGAGGACCGAGTCTATGATGGCTATAACGGCCTCGCTTTCCTTTCTGAGGAGCGTGTCAAAGAATCTTACGGTGTGGTAGGTGCTCCTCCTCTTCAGCTCCCAGAGGAAGTCCATGAGCTTCCCGATGTCCTCCTCGCCGTAGGAGCGTATCGCCTGGTTTTTGCCGTCTCTTTCGAGGGTGTACGACCTCATAACAAGGGACTTCCGCATTACCGTCTCAAGGGCACCGACGCTTTCCGTGTGGAGGAGATGGTAGAGGAGCGCGAGCTGGTGGTTGGAAAGGTAGTCCATCTTGCCCTCATGGTAGTGGGACGAGTGTTTCTTTA
This region of Thermococcus stetteri genomic DNA includes:
- the cas6 gene encoding CRISPR-associated endoribonuclease Cas6, translating into MRLELILQFEEPFLIPYNYPHPLYSFLIRAIGLGDPMIAKRIHNNKKDVKFVASRIIPLGDTRTTVDGLEVESGEVKLFVGSPAWPVLEALVNGLALGAGRLHLSGRRLIWADSKPREIPIRLSGRKLRTLSPVNVYHNSPPNGFKSWDLSPVGQPNSPFDDEPTVWKELVFRNLREKYLMIHGEPFEGYFEIEVFPESARNKMFRIKRDNKTWEYTKVRAWYFEFRMWGDEEFLRVAWDMGLGMRNPHGFGMVEVV